The DNA sequence TATGTAGCACAGGAGGCGATCAAATTTGCAGGTCTTGACAAGGATACAGCAAGAGTTATCGTATGTCACCTTGGAAACGGTGCATCAATTTCAGCATCTATAGGTGGTAAGTGCGTAGATTCATCAATGGGTCTTACACCACTTGAGGGTCTTATCATGGGTACAAGATCAGGAGATATCGATCCGGCTATAGTACAGTATATCTGTAACAAAGAGAATAAGAGTGTGGATGAGGTACTTGATATACTTAATAAGAAGTCAGGTGTTCTTGGAATGAGTGGCGGTGTATCATCAGATTTTAGAGATATCGAGAATGCTGAGGCTGACGGCAACAATCTTGCAAAAGTTGCACTTGAGGCATTTAGATACAGAATTATAAAGTATGTAGGTGCGTATGTAGCTGTTATGGGTGGAGTTGATGCTCTCTGCTTTACTGCAGGTGTTGGAGAGAATGATAAGATTACAAGACAGATAGTTGGAAATGCATTGGGATTCCTTGGTGCAAAGGTTGATGATGAAGTAAACAATGTTCGTGGTAAGAGAACTATGATTTCAACTCCTGATTCAAAGGTAAAGATTATGTTGATGCCTACAAATGAGGAGTTGGCTATAGCAAGAGATACTTATAGACTGACTAAAAAATAATATGTCAAGCATAAATGATTATGTCCCAAAATAATTAATTTATAAGCCCCCACAAAGGGGCTTTTATTATGCACTTTTTATGTCTTCTTCAATTCTGTGTGGCTGTGAGTGTGCGAATTTATTAAAGGCATCCAATCTCCAAGGATGGTTCATTGGAGGTATATAAGGCTTTCTAGGCTTTGGCTGTTTGTAGTCAGCGTCCAAGTCCTTAGATTTATGCTCATGAGCCGGTATTTCTTCTAGTGCATAAATATCTTTGTCATTTACGCACACAAACATAGACTTATCAAATGCCTTGATAAGCATAACCTTGGTACCTTTTCGATAATGGGTCTGCAATCCTTTATTATCTATCATCTTATAAAATTTCTTCTCGAATTGAATCGCATGTCCGGCATCAACAGTTCTCTCAGTTAAAACCGCCAAAGTAAGATTTATTTTTTCTTTAGATGGTTGCGTTTCAAAGACAGATTTGATACCATAAAGTGGAAGTGCGAACTTCTCATTGAATTCTTTTATGTAGTGGTAAATGAATTCATTGGCTTTATGGATATCGGTTACGCCTGCGAGTCTAAACTCAATAGGCAGGCGTGACTGTAAAGTCTGATTCAATCGTTCTATACGTCCTTTAGCCTGTGGTACGCTGCTTGATTCAAGCTGTGTGCCAAGTTGCTTACAGGCGTATGCAAACTGTGTATAGGTGTCTTTGTCG is a window from the Lachnoanaerobaculum umeaense genome containing:
- a CDS encoding acetate/propionate family kinase — protein: MKNVLVINCGSSSLKYQLINMENEEALAKGLFERIAIPGSKLTHEPIGREKFKIEKDVKNHTEAIALVLEALTDKDHGVIKDASEIYAIGHRVVQGGVKYPESVVITDEVKKEIEKFSDLAPLHNPANLMGIEAVEKAMPGVPNVAAFDTSFGISMPEKAYKYAIPNEYYENYHIRRYGFHGTSHMYVAQEAIKFAGLDKDTARVIVCHLGNGASISASIGGKCVDSSMGLTPLEGLIMGTRSGDIDPAIVQYICNKENKSVDEVLDILNKKSGVLGMSGGVSSDFRDIENAEADGNNLAKVALEAFRYRIIKYVGAYVAVMGGVDALCFTAGVGENDKITRQIVGNALGFLGAKVDDEVNNVRGKRTMISTPDSKVKIMLMPTNEELAIARDTYRLTKK